A single Arachidicoccus sp. BS20 DNA region contains:
- the secY gene encoding preprotein translocase subunit SecY, protein MKKLIQTLKNIWSIDELREKITLTLLLLLVYRFGAHIVIPGIDPNKIEAAAKSTQNNGLLGLFDAFAGGAFSQAGIFALGVMPYISASIFMQLMTVLVPQLQKIQKEGKSGQIKINQWTRYLTVVVTAFQAVAYISLLESQSYRAALIDTYQPYFYVSTIFVLTAGSLFVMWLGEKIQDKGLGNGISIIIMIGILSRLPQAVIQEFQSKMVKGGNGLLIFLIEIAAFIFINMALVMLVQGVRKVPVIYAKQLVGNKQVGGARQFLPLKVNAAGVMPIIFAQAIMFLPTLVSFTNLDKGGAIARIFGDHTNVWYMVIYGVMTIAFTFLYTALIFNPKEMSEDLKRNNGFIPGVQPGQPTADYIGSIMDRITFPGAVALALAGILPGFAQMLGVQQSFSYFFGGTSLLIMVAVILDTLQQIETHLLMRQYDGLMSGNARIQGRTYSGSRV, encoded by the coding sequence ATGAAGAAACTTATTCAGACTTTAAAAAATATTTGGAGCATTGATGAGTTGCGCGAGAAGATTACGCTGACGCTTTTGCTTCTGTTGGTATATCGCTTTGGTGCGCATATTGTGATTCCGGGTATTGACCCAAACAAAATTGAAGCTGCTGCAAAAAGTACGCAAAATAACGGGTTGCTTGGTTTATTCGATGCATTTGCCGGCGGAGCATTTTCTCAGGCCGGAATTTTTGCTTTAGGTGTAATGCCGTATATTTCTGCATCTATCTTTATGCAATTAATGACGGTACTTGTACCTCAATTACAAAAAATTCAAAAGGAAGGTAAAAGCGGGCAAATTAAAATTAATCAGTGGACTCGTTACCTGACTGTGGTAGTTACTGCATTTCAGGCAGTAGCATATATTTCTTTGCTGGAAAGTCAAAGCTATCGTGCAGCATTAATTGATACCTATCAACCTTATTTTTATGTATCGACTATTTTTGTATTAACGGCTGGTTCATTGTTTGTGATGTGGCTTGGCGAAAAAATTCAGGATAAAGGCTTGGGTAATGGTATTTCTATCATCATCATGATTGGTATCCTTTCTCGTCTGCCGCAGGCTGTTATTCAGGAATTCCAATCTAAAATGGTAAAAGGCGGCAACGGCTTATTGATATTCTTAATCGAAATTGCGGCTTTCATTTTTATCAATATGGCTTTGGTAATGCTGGTACAAGGGGTAAGAAAAGTACCCGTGATTTATGCAAAGCAACTGGTTGGCAATAAACAAGTTGGTGGTGCACGTCAATTTCTTCCATTAAAGGTAAATGCTGCCGGTGTAATGCCGATTATCTTTGCCCAAGCAATTATGTTTTTGCCGACATTGGTTTCTTTTACCAATTTGGATAAAGGAGGTGCTATTGCAAGAATCTTTGGCGATCACACCAATGTTTGGTACATGGTTATCTATGGTGTAATGACAATTGCCTTTACATTTTTATATACGGCACTAATCTTCAATCCCAAAGAAATGAGCGAAGATTTGAAGCGTAACAATGGATTTATTCCGGGTGTTCAACCCGGACAACCGACTGCCGATTACATTGGTTCTATCATGGATAGAATTACTTTTCCCGGTGCTGTTGCGTTGGCGCTCGCAGGTATTTTGCCGGGTTTTGCGCAAATGCTTGGCGTTCAGCAAAGTTTCAGCTATTTCTTCGGTGGAACATCTTTGTTGATTATGGTTGCGGTAATTCTGGATACATTACAACAGATAGAGACGCATTTGCTCATGCGCCAATACGATGGTTTGATGAGTGGTAATGCACGTATTCAAGGACGCACTTACAGCGGAAGCAGAGTTTAA
- the pxpB gene encoding 5-oxoprolinase subunit PxpB, producing MTPEYIIQSLGDDALIVDFGKLPLVDAHFEVTRLNRKIQAGLSHEIVETVAAYTTLAIFYRLDVVLKNNRRKKNETAFYYVKNKVEQLLQEKDKAVLKAEERLIKIPVCYDEIFAPDLKNLSIKKEMTVDKIIAIHSSKVYNVYMIGFLPGFPYLGEVDDAIAFERKKQPVNVAEGSVGIAGKQTGIYPVGSPGGWQIIGRTPVKIFDPQNEEPCFLKAGDKIQFYSISKNEFENYQSRNT from the coding sequence ATGACTCCGGAATACATCATACAATCTTTGGGCGACGATGCACTTATTGTTGATTTCGGTAAACTTCCGTTGGTGGACGCACATTTTGAAGTTACAAGATTGAACCGAAAAATACAAGCCGGGCTGTCGCATGAAATTGTGGAAACTGTTGCTGCCTATACAACACTTGCCATTTTTTATCGTTTAGATGTTGTGTTAAAAAACAATCGGCGAAAGAAAAATGAAACGGCATTTTACTATGTCAAAAATAAGGTTGAGCAATTATTACAAGAAAAGGATAAGGCTGTTTTAAAAGCTGAAGAAAGACTGATAAAAATTCCTGTCTGCTATGATGAAATCTTCGCGCCCGACCTTAAAAATCTTTCGATAAAAAAAGAAATGACAGTTGATAAAATAATCGCCATTCATTCATCAAAAGTGTATAATGTGTATATGATTGGTTTTTTGCCCGGCTTTCCATACTTGGGCGAAGTCGACGATGCTATTGCATTTGAACGAAAAAAGCAACCTGTAAATGTAGCGGAAGGAAGCGTGGGAATTGCAGGAAAACAAACAGGGATATATCCGGTAGGTTCGCCCGGCGGATGGCAGATTATCGGCAGAACACCCGTAAAAATATTTGATCCGCAGAATGAGGAACCATGTTTTTTAAAAGCCGGAGATAAAATACAGTTTTATTCAATCAGCAAAAATGAGTTTGAAAATTATCAAAGCCGGAATACTTGA
- the rplO gene encoding 50S ribosomal protein L15, which translates to MKLHSLKPAEGAVHKVKRLGRGEASGKGGTSTKGNKGGQSRAGYKSKPAHEGGQMPIQRRTPKRGFKNPGRVEYKVFNLAQIELLAAKYQLTEFTLENLYINGLVSRTDKVKILGNGEIAAKLSFKVHAASEKAKAAIEAVGGTVEILK; encoded by the coding sequence ATGAAACTACACTCTCTGAAACCCGCAGAAGGCGCGGTTCACAAAGTAAAACGTCTTGGTCGCGGCGAAGCGTCCGGTAAAGGCGGTACATCTACAAAAGGTAATAAAGGTGGTCAAAGCCGTGCAGGTTATAAAAGCAAGCCCGCACACGAAGGTGGTCAGATGCCAATTCAACGTCGTACTCCGAAACGCGGATTTAAAAACCCCGGACGTGTTGAATATAAGGTATTTAACTTAGCTCAAATTGAGTTGCTTGCTGCTAAATATCAATTGACTGAATTTACTTTGGAAAATTTATATATCAACGGATTGGTTTCCCGTACCGATAAAGTAAAAATTTTAGGCAATGGAGAAATTGCTGCAAAACTGAGCTTTAAAGTTCACGCGGCAAGCGAAAAAGCCAAAGCGGCGATTGAAGCAGTTGGCGGAACGGTAGAAATTTTGAAATAA
- a CDS encoding glycoside hydrolase family 3 N-terminal domain-containing protein gives MSIDEKINQLSGVFGWEMYAKKNDSITISDKLKNMPQIPGFLWGTLRADPWTKISLINGLTVPQAVETTNALQHYAVTHSKNHIPLLLAEEGAHGEMAISTTVFPTALGQASTWDTALIRQMAEAIAAETRSQGSNIVYAPILDLAREPRWSRVEETFGEDPELVGEMGVAVVRGLQNGKYKVISTLKHFTAYGMSDGGQNGGPVTLGKRDLLENILYPFHMAVAAGAKSIMASYNSIDGIPCSANPYLLTDILRKQWNFKGFVVSDLGSIDGLHSTQNIVSTPEAGAALSLKAGMDADLGGNGFGKNLKKAYDEKLISMSEIDTAVSRVLSAKFELGLFENPYADSSEALANVGSEAHIKIARKVADESIILLKNDSVNNKPLLPLSKDIKNIAVIGPNADNVYNQIGDYSAPQKPNAVVTVLKGIQNKLPNANIQYVKGCTIRDTTWNQIDEAVKAAQNADATVIVLGGSSARDFKTDYKNTGAAVVKDNEQHLSDMESGEGYDRTTLDLLGLQNKLLQAVVATGKPVVLVTIEGRPLNLNWAAKHVPAIVNAWYPGGQGGNAIADVLFGDYNPAGRLPVSYPRSVGQLPIYYNYQRPAKHRYVEEEATPLYPFGYGLSYSKFFYRNLSIENKSIATKTNIKVSFSVTNTSNIDGDEVPQLYIHQKYASTVRPRLQLRAFDRIHLKAGETKTVTFFITDEQLRNWTAQEKWEVEKGEYEILIGASSNDIRLKGSINL, from the coding sequence ATGTCTATTGATGAAAAAATCAATCAGTTGTCGGGAGTATTCGGTTGGGAAATGTATGCAAAGAAAAACGATTCAATTACCATCTCCGACAAACTTAAAAATATGCCGCAGATTCCGGGATTTTTGTGGGGAACATTGCGCGCCGACCCCTGGACAAAAATTTCTTTAATCAACGGCTTAACTGTTCCACAAGCTGTGGAAACCACAAATGCTTTGCAGCATTATGCTGTAACACATTCTAAAAATCATATTCCGCTTTTATTGGCGGAAGAGGGCGCGCACGGCGAAATGGCAATAAGTACGACGGTTTTTCCTACGGCGCTTGGGCAGGCTTCAACCTGGGACACGGCTTTGATTCGTCAAATGGCTGAAGCCATTGCAGCGGAAACGCGCTCGCAGGGAAGCAATATTGTTTATGCACCTATTCTTGATTTGGCACGTGAGCCGCGCTGGTCGCGTGTAGAAGAAACCTTTGGCGAAGACCCTGAGCTTGTGGGCGAAATGGGCGTTGCGGTGGTCAGAGGATTACAGAATGGCAAGTATAAAGTAATCAGTACATTAAAACATTTTACGGCTTATGGAATGTCCGACGGCGGGCAAAACGGCGGACCTGTAACACTTGGTAAAAGAGATTTGTTGGAAAATATTTTGTATCCGTTCCACATGGCAGTAGCGGCAGGAGCTAAGTCCATAATGGCTTCTTACAATTCGATAGATGGAATTCCTTGCTCTGCCAATCCGTATTTATTAACTGATATTTTAAGGAAACAATGGAATTTTAAAGGTTTTGTGGTTTCGGATTTGGGCAGCATTGACGGATTGCACAGTACGCAAAACATAGTCTCTACGCCCGAAGCAGGCGCGGCTTTATCCTTAAAAGCAGGAATGGATGCGGACCTTGGCGGCAATGGTTTCGGCAAAAATCTGAAGAAAGCCTATGACGAAAAATTGATTTCCATGAGTGAGATTGATACAGCTGTGAGTCGTGTGTTGAGCGCAAAATTTGAACTGGGTTTGTTTGAAAATCCTTATGCCGATTCTTCCGAAGCACTTGCAAATGTCGGTAGTGAGGCACATATAAAAATTGCAAGGAAAGTAGCGGATGAATCAATTATTTTATTGAAAAATGATTCCGTAAATAATAAGCCGTTATTACCGCTTTCTAAAGACATTAAAAACATTGCGGTTATCGGTCCGAATGCAGATAATGTTTATAATCAAATCGGCGATTATTCCGCGCCGCAAAAACCTAATGCAGTTGTAACTGTTTTGAAAGGCATTCAAAATAAATTGCCGAATGCGAATATTCAATACGTGAAAGGTTGCACTATTCGCGATACAACTTGGAACCAAATCGATGAAGCCGTGAAAGCCGCGCAGAATGCGGATGCAACGGTAATTGTGCTTGGCGGTTCGAGCGCGCGTGATTTTAAAACCGATTACAAAAATACCGGCGCCGCAGTTGTAAAAGATAATGAACAACATTTGAGCGATATGGAAAGCGGCGAAGGTTACGACCGTACAACGCTTGATTTGCTTGGCTTGCAAAATAAATTGTTACAAGCCGTTGTCGCAACAGGAAAACCTGTTGTGTTGGTAACAATTGAAGGACGACCGTTAAATTTGAATTGGGCTGCAAAACACGTTCCTGCAATTGTCAATGCTTGGTATCCCGGCGGGCAAGGTGGCAATGCTATTGCGGACGTGCTGTTCGGAGATTATAACCCTGCAGGCAGATTACCCGTTTCTTACCCGCGAAGTGTGGGACAATTGCCGATTTATTATAATTATCAACGTCCGGCAAAACACAGATATGTCGAGGAAGAGGCAACGCCTTTGTATCCGTTTGGTTACGGCTTGAGTTACAGTAAATTTTTTTACCGGAATCTTTCGATTGAAAATAAAAGTATTGCAACAAAGACAAATATTAAAGTTAGTTTTTCAGTTACTAATACGAGCAATATTGACGGCGACGAAGTGCCGCAATTATACATTCATCAAAAGTATGCATCAACCGTTCGTCCGCGATTACAGTTGCGGGCGTTCGATAGGATTCATCTGAAAGCAGGCGAAACAAAAACTGTAACATTTTTTATTACAGATGAGCAATTGCGCAATTGGACAGCACAAGAAAAATGGGAAGTTGAGAAAGGCGAATATGAAATTCTGATCGGTGCATCGTCAAACGATATTCGGTTGAAAGGCTCAATCAATTTATAA